Part of the Lagenorhynchus albirostris chromosome 19, mLagAlb1.1, whole genome shotgun sequence genome, GTGTGGAGTATAATGGAAACTGACAAAACCTTGACTGATGAAAAGGCTTGAAGAAAACCTtcacttaagggcttccctggtgacgcagtgattgagagtccgcctgccgatgcaggggacacgggttcgtgccctggtccgagaagatcccacatgccgcggagcggctgggctcgtgagccatggccactgagcctgcgcgtccagagcctgggtgtccagagcctgcgcgtccagagcctgtgccccgtaacgggagaggccacaacagtgagaggcctgtgtatcgcaagaaaaaaaaaaaaaaccttcacttACAAAACCCAGTATCTCTAATAAGTAaagttgaatttttatatttcaaagccAACTGCAAACaaagagaaactaaaaagaaatggagTTTCTACATTAACTGGAATGGTTTATACATTTCCCTCATTAGATCTTTCCAAGACTGTTATTAAGGCTAAAAAAAGTTTGAACTTCATAGTGCAGGAAATTGGCAGAAAGTACCTGAATCAGTGAACCTCAGGTGTAATGGGATAAATTGGTATCAGGTGACTGAAGCACGCAGCGGGACACATTATCACTGCTTAGGTATTTTGGGCAAAAATAAGGAAACCAGAATCTACCAGGGGAAAATATGAGTTTTATGCAAATTCCAATCCATATATACCTCCCTTGTTCCGTATCCCTAACAGTGCATTTAAATAGTAAGTTTTTCTTACAAATAGTCTAATGTTTTCTTCAGAACTTTCTGAGGAATTCTGGACCATTAAAGTCAACCTGTTTATACGTGCATTTCCTTAATCCTGTTCTAAAGAGCTGATGTTGCATCCATATATCAACTAAACACTTCACTCTTCCCTTCTTCACTAAGATCCCcagatccagccccaccccagtGGGAAGCTTGGCTATCAATGCCTTCCCGTGTTGATCTCTCACAAAGAGCTCTCAGTAGCTGAAAGTCATTAATTCTTGGTGAGAATTCTTCAGGCTCTGCAGGGAGCCTTGATGCAGACACCTGAGAAAAGGCTCTGGGACATGAGGGAGAAATATTCTAAAGCACTGATTTTGactataataaaaggaaaaaaaattaagtagttGAAAATGACCACACTAGGTAACATCAGAAGTAGAGAATTAAAGGTTTGTAAGTTCTTAGCCCATGATATTTCAGGAGGAAAAGCAGACACAGCCTCTGATACAGGACTGGATATTTACCTGAGAAACTGCcgtttcctcctttctcctcctgtgCTGGGTCTGTTTCTCATcaatattatgttgaggaatCACACCAGCATCTTGAGAATATGCCTTCAACGGCGTCAGCACAGCTCCTTCACCTGCTCCCAGCACAGCCACAGGCAGGAGGACCTTGAAATGCTGAAAAAGCCAACCTCTCCTGTCCTTTGTCTCAGGAGAGACTGGGGAACAATCAGCTCCTACAAGGAAAACAAACTGAGGTTTTTCTTTGTTGTCTACATGTCTTCTCTCCTCATAGAGACAACCAAAAATTCTTCTAACACAGAATATGTGGGCTGCACTGACATTCCCCTTCCAACCCCACGTACAGGCGACCCCGCTGCCTCTCCCAGGACTGAAGCGTTGTCTGAACTCTCACAATGTAGCCGGGAGCCGATGTATTTCACCCAGGCATcaccttagaatcacctggagcacGTAATAGAAACAACGCTGACGCTCCCACAGCACCAATAGCCAGACGCTGTGGGGAGGGCACAGGTGATGTGATTTATTGATATTGGTCATGTGATCCCGCTGGGACACCATATGAGAATCACTGAGCTAAACGTTTTCTCTGAAGCTTTAAAGTGAATACAAATCTTTTGGGGCTCAGCTCCCCAATCTAAGAAGTTATGAATCAGCAGGTTTGAGGTGAACCCATGAAATGACATGTTTAACAAGTTCTCTGTTGGTGATGTTACTACCTACAAGACCTGTTTTCCATAGCACTGAGCTATAGAGATATCACACACAGCACACCTGAGACCTCTGAGTAGGGTGAGCAATTTGGGGCCGTAACTTCTAGAAGCACTGGCTCTGTCAGCCTGATatcctggggatggggcctttTTTGTTATGGGCATGGCCCTGTCATAGCCTAGTTCATATGCccttggggaaggggaggtgagTGATTGACAGGAATCACATGATGACATTGGGATTGTGTGAGACTTTGCTCTCAGAATTCTCTCAAAAGTTACCCTGAGTCCTTAGGTCCTttcaccccctcctctccctggggcCACATGCATTCACAAAATGATTTGCAGCGACCTCCTATCTGTAGGTGAGAGAGCCTCCGTCTTCAGAGAGGAGGTGCATGAAGGTGTTTACATCACagctttctttgaaaataaaccaAAGGCAGCAATGGAGGATGGATTAAAATGTATGTTGGAAAGGGACAAAAGCCTTTGGAAATGATGTCATAAATGTGTATTTGATGATACACAAAGGAAGTAATGATCAATATTAAGTAATAATGCACATTATAACTGAAttaacagatgattttttttggtgtttttgccCTATTGTATGTGTGTTTCTATGTTCTAAGAATTGTATGGCTATAGTTTGTTCTCTCCCCACTCCTTACATAATACTTATATTTTATCACATCTATAAAGTGCATTaattgagataaaaataaaacaagggaaaCATGtccattttctaaatattatttgagagcattaaatattctgaaatatcCTATTAAGTGTGCATGCACCCAtaccaatgtattttttttttaagtttaaagagtttttttttttttttttttttttttttgctgtacgcgggcctctcattgttgtggcttttccgttgcggagcacaggctccagacgcgcaggctcagcggccatggctcacgggcccagccgctccgcggcatgtgggatcctcccagactggggcacgaacccacgtcccctagcaacggcaggcggactctcaaccactgcgccaccagggaagccctatgagcTACTCTTACTGGCAGCCTTGGGATTTGCATCTTGAATTCTTTTACTTGCAAAAATGCCAAATTAGCTTCTGAATATTATAGGGAAAAAATGCCTTTTTACAGATCTCAAATTACATGCAATTTTACCCCAGAAATcacgtattttaaaattttcaacgcTCACCtgatgtctttaaaaaattagcaaaaacATGTTTTGTGCTCTCTTTCAGCCACTCTAGATCTTACTGGCCACTtccaaatgaaaatgtttaaatgtgcTAATGTGCATTCGTAACATCACATTTCAAATGAATGCAATCTCTTCAAAGATTAAATAGAAGACGTTCATATTTAGGACCCCTCAAATCTTTACTCTCTGAATCTGAAATACCCTTCAGCCTAACACCACACTGTTAACtcttttctgggattttttttcttgaatgacCATCTTGGATGCTGTTTATGTCATGTAGCGTTTCCTACAGTTCCATGCATACTTTATTTCTGGGAAAATTATTATTCCAGATTGATAGTTACATACACAAACACTTCTCCGTAAGTCTCAACTCCTGCTTAATACTGCCTAGACTCTGAAGCTCTCTTACAAGcattaataaaatttcatttacataaGTATTTATATGATAATTGCacaataatgtatttaaaattgtattgctTCTTTAGGAGCACAAACTAAACTGTTTTGTTTACCACCCTTGTAAGTGACTGTTTAATAATTGTACTTAGGACTCAAAGAGGGATGAATAAACAGCTGAACAAAGTGCAAATACAAGCAATTTACATATGTCTCATAAGATTAGGtgattatttaatctttatacaAGAAAAGAAGAGCCTGGATACTCTGAGGTCATGACTCATGAGAATATAGGGGCTTACGGTTGGGAAACATGCAGTAATGAGTGCAGCAGAGTTCACCAGCCACCTGCTGCGATTGTTAAAAAGAGCGAAAGAAATGTGAAAGATTGAAGAGAGAGTGTACAAAGACACAGAAGTGCTCACCAGGACAAGGATACTTCGGGTGGCTCTAGATTCAGGGGAGGATCTTGGAGAGATATTGGTTGTATGAACGTATAGCACCCTTTGCTTGTGCCTAGGCAAGATGAAAACCATGGAGCCACTGGACCAGATCATGAGCACCAAACATGAAACACCAGGAAATAACAATAATCCTACATTCAGTAAGACTGTGATTCTGTTACGAATTAAAGCAGAACAGAATcccaaatcttttttctttgtgatgtttTTGTTACTCCCATTATCTGTCACATACCtagtaaatataatatttatcaaCATGCGCAGAATCCAGCAGAGGAAAATAGAGGATTCAACTTTCACTTTAAGCTGTGCCCACCTGGAGTTCCTGGGACTGATGTTGATGGTCTGGCGGACAATCAAGAGGCAGATGTTGCCAATGGACACATACCTGGCCTCTCTGTGAATACAGTAAACAACTTTGCGTTCAATATCATTGAGAAAATGTTTCCACCCAAACGCTCCCATTGTCCTTGGGATTCCGGTAGAGAGCATGACCAAGGAGTTGGCTATAAGCAGACGCTCAACAATCAGGTCTGTGAATCTTAGGCTGTATCCAGTGAAGTGACAGAAGAGATAATggtaaagaagagagaaatttcccAGGATTCCAAGTATATTCTGGGATAGGAAGATCATTTTATTGCAAAATCTCTGGTAGCCATCCTGTCAGTTCTCTGTGAATGATATTTCCCTTCTGAGCTAGAGTTTCCTAAACAGAAAGATGAGGCATATGTTACATGTGTCATATCAACTGAAATCCAGTCTTCTCAACTTATTATTAGTTTCCACTGAGATAGTTaccttaatgtttttcttttaataagagGTTTCCaagattttaatatataaattttaaagagctttcatatgtcatatgatatcacatatgtggaatctaaaaaaaaaaatggtacaaatgaacctatttacaaaactgaaattgagtcacagatgtagaaaacaaacttatggttaccaagggggaaaggggggaaggataaattgggagattgggattgacatatacgtattactatatataaaacagataactaataaaacttactgtatagtacagggaactatactcaa contains:
- the LOC132510211 gene encoding LOW QUALITY PROTEIN: vomeronasal type-1 receptor 4-like (The sequence of the model RefSeq protein was modified relative to this genomic sequence to represent the inferred CDS: inserted 1 base in 1 codon), with amino-acid sequence MATRDFAIXMIFLSQNILGILGNFSLLYHYLFCHFTGYSLRFTDLIVERLLIANSLVMLSTGIPRTMGAFGWKHFLNDIERKVVYCIHREARYVSIGNICLLIVRQTINISPRNSRWAQLKVKVESSIFLCWILRMLINIIFTRYVTDNGSNKNITKKKDLGFCSALIRNRITVLLNVGLLLFPGVSCLVLMIWSSGSMVFILPRHKQRVLYVHTTNISPRSSPESRATRSILVLVSTSVSLYTLSSIFHISFALFNNRSRWLVNSAALITACFPTVSPYILMSHDLRVSRLFFSCIKIK